The following are from one region of the Natrinema sp. HArc-T2 genome:
- a CDS encoding trehalose-6-phosphate synthase, with translation MRVPERLPTTTVSDRQYRTRGSDRGRTDDASGGDGPNCPGSLIVVSNRQPYRHEYEDESVSDPSSSDGTPSFGADGGLARAERQRSITVDEPTGGLTAGLDPVVQETDGTWIAWGDGDADFAVTDDRNCVAVPPDEEAYTLRRLDLSEEAVDSYYYGFSNRVLWPLCHGFPDLIENRPTDFEWYQTVNEQFAEAVSDHADEDAVVWLQDYHLALAPRLIQDSVPDGATVAHFWHIPWPTPSTFRHCPAGGHVLEGLLGNDLLGFHVEGYADRFLDCVDRFLPAATVDRTQRTIRYDGRTTRVVATPMGVDAEGYDRDARSTDRDRLTALFDEYGIPQGTTLGLGLDRLDYTKGIPERLAALERFFERNPGWRGAFTFLQKATPSRTEIGTYQQYGEFVRSEVQRINRRFGTADWQPIVYTEDVLPRDDICTLYRHADVMLVSSLVDGMNLVAQEYVAASIDSDGALLLSNRVGAHERLGSHALTIDPANADGVAAQLEYALSMSTYERQRRLNTLRQRVFSGDIQSWMATQFDWIRRVHDDAGSSDESGRTSRHTDSESDSREPTPPV, from the coding sequence ATGCGAGTTCCAGAGCGGTTGCCGACGACGACTGTGTCCGATCGACAGTATCGAACTCGAGGCAGCGACCGCGGACGAACGGACGACGCGTCCGGGGGTGACGGCCCGAACTGTCCCGGGTCGCTGATCGTCGTTTCGAACCGCCAGCCGTACCGCCACGAGTACGAAGACGAGTCAGTCTCGGATCCCTCCAGCAGCGACGGGACCCCGTCATTTGGAGCCGACGGCGGTCTCGCTCGAGCAGAGCGCCAACGATCGATCACGGTCGACGAGCCGACCGGCGGACTGACCGCCGGCCTCGACCCCGTCGTGCAGGAAACCGACGGAACCTGGATCGCCTGGGGCGACGGCGACGCGGACTTTGCCGTCACGGACGACCGTAACTGCGTGGCCGTCCCACCGGACGAGGAGGCCTACACGCTGCGGCGACTCGACCTCTCGGAGGAGGCGGTCGATTCCTACTACTACGGCTTTAGCAACCGCGTGCTCTGGCCGCTCTGTCATGGCTTTCCGGATCTGATCGAGAATCGACCGACGGATTTCGAGTGGTACCAGACGGTCAACGAGCAGTTTGCCGAGGCGGTCAGCGACCACGCCGACGAGGACGCGGTGGTCTGGCTGCAGGACTACCACCTCGCGCTCGCGCCGCGGCTGATTCAGGACTCAGTCCCCGACGGTGCGACCGTCGCCCACTTCTGGCACATCCCGTGGCCGACGCCGTCGACGTTTCGGCACTGTCCTGCCGGCGGCCACGTTCTCGAAGGACTGCTCGGCAACGACCTGCTCGGCTTCCACGTCGAGGGGTACGCCGACCGCTTTCTCGACTGTGTCGACCGGTTCCTCCCGGCTGCCACCGTCGATCGCACCCAGCGGACGATTCGCTACGACGGGCGAACGACCCGCGTCGTCGCGACCCCGATGGGTGTCGACGCCGAGGGGTACGACCGTGACGCGCGCTCGACCGACCGCGACCGCCTCACTGCACTGTTCGACGAGTACGGGATTCCACAGGGAACGACACTCGGACTGGGACTCGATCGCCTCGACTACACGAAAGGGATTCCGGAACGTCTGGCGGCGCTCGAGCGATTCTTCGAGCGCAATCCCGGCTGGCGCGGCGCGTTCACGTTCCTCCAGAAGGCGACGCCCTCACGGACCGAAATCGGGACCTACCAGCAATACGGCGAGTTCGTCCGCAGCGAGGTCCAGCGGATCAACCGCCGCTTCGGGACTGCCGACTGGCAGCCAATCGTCTACACGGAGGACGTCCTGCCACGGGACGACATCTGTACGCTCTATCGCCACGCCGACGTGATGCTCGTGAGTTCGCTAGTCGACGGGATGAACCTGGTCGCCCAGGAGTACGTTGCAGCGAGCATCGATAGCGATGGCGCGTTACTGCTGAGCAACCGAGTCGGGGCTCACGAGCGGCTCGGCTCGCACGCCCTGACGATCGATCCCGCCAACGCAGACGGGGTTGCAGCTCAGCTCGAGTACGCGCTCTCGATGTCGACCTACGAGCGCCAGCGCCGGCTGAACACGCTCCGCCAGCGCGTCTTCAGCGGTGACATTCAGTCGTGGATGGCGACACAGTTCGACTGGATCCGTCGCGTACATGACGACGCCGGGAGTTCCGACGAGTCTGGCCGAACCAGCAGGCACACGGACTCGGAGTCCGACTCCCGAGAGCCCACGCCGCCAGTGTGA